One window from the genome of Magnolia sinica isolate HGM2019 chromosome 4, MsV1, whole genome shotgun sequence encodes:
- the LOC131244600 gene encoding dol-P-Man:Man(6)GlcNAc(2)-PP-Dol alpha-1,2-mannosyltransferase-like isoform X2, producing the protein MSWKLPFFALVTLRYMSATSNIIHNCNEVFNYWEPLHFLLFKSGFQTWEYRVKVGLLPFVDIVVLASENNLLYVSSSCDGFLYLLVL; encoded by the exons ATGAGCTGGAAGCTCCCGTTCTTCGCACTGGTAACCCTCCGATACATGAGCGCGACATCCAACATCATACACAACTGCAACGAGGTCTTCAATTACTGGGAGCCACTACATTTTCTCCTCTTCAAATCCGGATTCCAGACCTGGGAATACAG AGTGAAAGTTGGACTGCTACCGTTTGTTGACATAGTTGTCTTGGCTTCAGAAAACAACCTTCTTTATGTAAGCTCTTCTTGCGATGGGTTCTTATATTTGCTGGTCTTATAG
- the LOC131244600 gene encoding dol-P-Man:Man(6)GlcNAc(2)-PP-Dol alpha-1,2-mannosyltransferase-like isoform X1, protein MSWKLPFFALVTLRYMSATSNIIHNCNEVFNYWEPLHFLLFKSGFQTWEYRAGFYRWENHSPLSGVNKGTSGGLAISFSGCDGNQTSADTSVSGCFF, encoded by the exons ATGAGCTGGAAGCTCCCGTTCTTCGCACTGGTAACCCTCCGATACATGAGCGCGACATCCAACATCATACACAACTGCAACGAGGTCTTCAATTACTGGGAGCCACTACATTTTCTCCTCTTCAAATCCGGATTCCAGACCTGGGAATACAG GGCTGGATTCTACCGGTGGGAAAACCACAGCCCTCTGTCTGGAGTTAATAAAGGTACGAGTGGTGGCTTGGCCATTTCTTTCAGTGGTTGTGATGGCAATCAAACTTCTGCAGATACATCAGTAAGTGGTTGTTTCTTCTGA